In one window of uncultured Acetobacteroides sp. DNA:
- a CDS encoding acyltransferase has translation MEIDKLQGNLPETMKVEMSDAIQFFLRSNADQQIRFVIYLSQQLDFDILEKAVCLSIYQEPIFSYTYKEAKNAAYWKKQDNIKPSMLVDLVKTATPSNEVEEFLTTAVSPFDFPLVRVRIVRHEHKDILCINMNHTPTDGAGLKEFVKILADSYSKLAVNPNHTCQPNISGDRSIKQVTKRFSLLQKMKFARAGFKRPPRRVSWSFDWGQSNEDGRNQLAFMKLSSDTFDRVKAFGKRHNATINDVVIAAFTRAFVKARQNNETASKPLIVPVDLRKYADPSHKRAICSLTGSMIINLETTIGESFAETLSKTVKETSLKKSTHAEMNMLAPFLVLSRLMPYAKMKEKVMQLKMPPIPLLTNVGVINPNDINFNGIPVESSFITGVVSYGGYFSMAYSTFNREITFSIGFCGNTVQQQKVNTFLSNLKSELEGIE, from the coding sequence GCAGCTCGACTTTGACATCCTAGAAAAAGCCGTTTGCCTGAGCATTTACCAGGAACCAATATTCTCCTACACCTACAAAGAGGCAAAGAATGCTGCCTATTGGAAGAAGCAGGACAACATAAAGCCATCTATGCTGGTTGACTTGGTAAAAACAGCTACACCAAGCAACGAAGTTGAAGAATTTCTTACAACAGCGGTCTCTCCGTTCGATTTTCCGCTGGTAAGGGTGAGGATAGTTAGGCATGAGCATAAGGATATCCTCTGCATAAACATGAACCACACCCCAACAGATGGGGCTGGACTAAAAGAATTTGTAAAGATCCTCGCCGATAGCTACAGCAAGCTAGCTGTTAACCCCAACCATACATGCCAACCCAACATAAGTGGAGATAGAAGCATCAAGCAGGTAACCAAACGCTTTTCCCTTCTCCAAAAGATGAAGTTTGCAAGGGCTGGATTTAAGAGACCGCCCCGCAGGGTGTCATGGTCCTTCGATTGGGGACAATCCAACGAAGACGGGAGAAATCAGTTGGCATTTATGAAGCTATCCAGCGACACATTCGACAGAGTAAAGGCATTCGGTAAGCGTCACAACGCCACCATCAACGATGTGGTGATTGCAGCATTTACCAGAGCCTTCGTAAAGGCAAGACAGAACAACGAAACGGCCTCCAAGCCGCTGATTGTCCCCGTAGATCTCCGAAAGTATGCCGATCCAAGCCACAAAAGAGCAATCTGCAGCCTAACCGGTTCCATGATAATTAATCTCGAAACCACAATCGGCGAATCATTTGCCGAAACCCTAAGCAAAACGGTAAAGGAGACCTCCCTAAAGAAAAGTACTCATGCGGAGATGAACATGCTTGCCCCATTCCTAGTACTATCGAGGCTAATGCCCTATGCAAAAATGAAGGAAAAGGTCATGCAGCTTAAGATGCCACCAATTCCGCTACTCACAAATGTCGGAGTAATCAACCCCAACGACATCAACTTTAATGGGATTCCCGTCGAGTCCTCGTTTATCACCGGCGTTGTGAGCTATGGGGGCTACTTCTCCATGGCATATTCAACATTTAATAGGGAGATTACCTTTAGCATCGGTTTTTGTGGCAACACGGTACAGCAGCAAAAGGTGAACACCTTTTTATCCAACCTAAAGAGCGAGCTGGAGGGTATCGAGTAA